In one window of Pseudomonas benzenivorans DNA:
- a CDS encoding DUF1223 domain-containing protein produces MNKLLPVLALALLLGTPPARAEGVLQFSSGVTANTVLELYTSQGCSSCPPADRWLSGLREHPSLWNGLIPLAFHVDYWDRLGWPDPFANPGHSARQRAYFRIGASRSVYTPGFILAGREWHGWFRGQPLPLPGPEEVGSLTLMLDGDRLRLAFVPGRPAPPGLTAHVARLGFGLRTEVRRGENAGRLLEHDFVVLSLQQLAAHAANRWQTRVHDEPRGERQAIVAWLSAPGQVAPYQAVGGWLPTLTGQDDGQAKRPATEPAP; encoded by the coding sequence ATGAACAAGCTGCTGCCTGTCTTGGCCCTCGCCCTGCTGCTCGGCACTCCCCCAGCCCGTGCCGAAGGCGTGCTGCAGTTCAGCAGCGGCGTCACGGCCAACACCGTGCTGGAGCTCTACACCTCGCAGGGTTGCAGCTCCTGCCCGCCGGCCGACCGCTGGCTGTCGGGCTTGCGCGAACATCCGTCGCTGTGGAACGGCCTGATCCCTCTGGCCTTCCATGTCGACTACTGGGATCGCCTGGGATGGCCGGACCCCTTCGCCAATCCCGGACACAGTGCCCGTCAGCGTGCCTATTTCCGCATCGGCGCCAGCCGCAGCGTCTATACCCCGGGATTCATCCTGGCCGGACGCGAGTGGCACGGCTGGTTTCGCGGCCAGCCGCTGCCCCTGCCCGGTCCCGAGGAGGTCGGCAGCCTGACCCTGATGCTGGACGGTGACAGGCTGCGCCTGGCGTTCGTGCCCGGCCGGCCCGCACCACCCGGCCTGACCGCCCATGTCGCCCGCCTCGGCTTCGGTCTGCGCACCGAAGTGCGCCGCGGCGAGAACGCCGGCCGGCTGCTCGAACATGACTTCGTGGTGCTAAGCCTGCAACAGCTCGCCGCCCATGCAGCGAACCGCTGGCAGACGCGCGTGCACGACGAGCCACGTGGCGAGCGCCAGGCCATAGTCGCCTGGCTCAGCGCCCCGGGGCAGGTCGCCCCCTACCAGGCAGTCGGCGGCTGGTTGCCCACTCTGACAGGCCAGGACGATGGCCAGGCGAAACGGCCCGCTACCGAACCAGCGCCCTGA
- a CDS encoding universal stress protein, whose translation MYRQIMIPVDLAHVERLEKALKTGADLAKVYGAPICYVGVSSNTPSAVAHNPTEFTAKMEAFAKAQAEKYGLSTVSSAAYISHDPAVDLDKTLLKAAKEQGADLVVMASHVPGLVEHLFASNAGYFASYSDASVLVVR comes from the coding sequence ATGTACCGCCAAATCATGATTCCCGTCGACCTGGCCCATGTCGAGCGCCTGGAAAAAGCCCTGAAGACCGGCGCCGACCTGGCCAAGGTCTATGGCGCTCCGATCTGCTATGTCGGTGTGTCGAGCAACACGCCCAGCGCGGTGGCCCACAACCCGACCGAGTTCACCGCCAAGATGGAGGCCTTCGCCAAGGCCCAGGCCGAGAAATACGGCCTGAGCACAGTCAGTAGCGCGGCCTATATCAGCCATGACCCGGCCGTGGACCTGGACAAGACCCTGTTGAAGGCGGCCAAGGAGCAGGGTGCCGACCTGGTGGTCATGGCTTCCCACGTGCCCGGCCTGGTCGAGCACCTGTTCGCCTCGAACGCCGGGTATTTCGCCTCCTACTCCGACGCTTCCGTGCTGGTAGTGCGCTGA